The Salvia splendens isolate huo1 chromosome 21, SspV2, whole genome shotgun sequence genome includes a window with the following:
- the LOC121784688 gene encoding alcohol dehydrogenase-like 6 encodes MSIRCKAAVAWAAGEALVIEEVELSPPQPLEIRIKVVCTSLCRSDLTAWLSQAQPQIFPRIFGHEASGIVESVGEGVTEFELGDHVLTLFTGECMRCRPCALGKSNICHTLGLERQGLMHSDKKTRFSLKGNPVYHYCAVSSFSEYTVVHSGCAVKISPVAPLDKICLLSCGVAAGLGAAWKVANISEGSTVVVFGLGTVGLSVAQGAKLRGASRIIGIDTNPEKSERAKAFGVTDFLNPDDHDQPIQQVISGITDGGADYAFECVGDTGMITAALQSCCAGWGLTVTLGVPKEKPDISAHYGLFLSGRTLTGSLFGGWKPKSDLPSLVDMYLKKEIEIDSYITHNLMFEDINEAFELMREGKCLRCVIHMPK; translated from the exons ATGTCGATTAGATGCAAAGCGGCGGTGGCGTGGGCAGCGGGAGAGGCGCTGGTGATAGAGGAGGTGGAGCTGAGCCCGCCTCAACCACTGGAGATCCGCATTAAAGTCGTCTGCACTTCCCTTTGCCGCAGCGACCTCACCGCTTGGCTCTCTCAG GCTCAACCTCAAATATTTCCTCGGATATTTGGGCACGAAGCATCAGG AATTGTCGAGAGTGTGGGTGAAGGAGTTACTGAATTCGAATTGGGGGACCATGTACTGACCTTATTCACGGGAGAATGTATGAGATGCAGACCATGTGCCTTAGGCAAAAGCAATATCTGCCACACGCTTGGCTTGGAACGTCAAGGCTTAATGCATAGTGACAAGAAAACCCGCTTCTCGTTGAAGGGAAATCCTGTATATCATTACTGTGCTGTTTCGAGCTTTAGTGAGTATACAGTTGTGCACTCTGGATGTGCTGTGAAGATTAGCCCAGTTGCACCATTGGATAAAATATGCCTTCTAAGCTGTGGAGTGGCTGCAG GTTTAGGCGCAGCTTGGAAGGTTGCAAATATCTCAGAAGGATCAACTGTCGTTGTTTTTGGCCTTGGAACTGTTGGTCTTTCT GTTGCACAAGGTGCAAAACTGAGAGGAGCATCTAGAATAATTGGTATTGACACAAATCCGGAGAAGAGTGAAAGAG CCAAGGCTTTTGGAGTAACCGACTTTCTGAACCCAGATGACCATGATCAACCTATCCAACAG GTTATCAGTGGCATTACAGATGGTGGTGCAGACTATGCATTTGAGTGTGTGGGAGACACTGGCATGATTACTGCTGCTTTACAGTCATGCTGTGCT GGGTGGGGTTTGACTGTGACCCTTGGTGTGCCCAAAGAGAAACCAGATATATCAGCTCACTATGGACTCTTTCTCTCTGGAAGAACGCTAACGGGATCACTTTTTGGTGGATGGAAACCAAAATCTGATCttccttcacttgttgacatgtACCTGAAGAAG GAAATTGAGATCGATAGCTATATAACGCACAACCTGATGTTTGAAGATATAAACGAGGCGTTTGAGTTGATGAGAGAAGGGAAATGCTTGCGCTGTGTCATCCACATGCCAAAGTAG
- the LOC121785374 gene encoding uncharacterized lipoprotein syc1174_c-like produces MTSLSLGRLFPAGVGRRLGRLPQNSATPMRISCSTSLLPNKFKRAYTSVMIVPTGVGAAIGGYAGDALPVARALASVVDCLISHPNVLNAAMLYWPMPNVLYVEGYALDRFAQGLWALEPVHQNKVGLVLDYGIEEDLRLRHLQVVDATRASLGLPVVEYTVTDAALQVEKWVDRKTGKSTGRINRPDSLLRAVETLVERSGVNAIAVVARFPDDDDDDDLDKYRQGKGVDVLAGVEAVISHLVVQKFGIPCAHAPAMLPFPASPRLCPKSAAEEIGYTFLPCVLAGLSSAPQYSLSGDSRNDIVGGDVDSVILPIDACGGDAALAFATRKTKRPLIVVVEENETVLNDTPEKLGISAVKVSNYWEAIGVIAAHKAGIDPNSLRKDGITFIPFTSSSIQSNAVLPHNSLC; encoded by the exons ATGACGAGCCTTAGTCTTGGCCGTTTATTTCCTGCCGGCGTTGGCCGGAGACTAGGGCGGCTTCCGCAGAATTCAGCCACCCCCATGAGAATCTCATGTTCGACCTCTCTCCTCCCAAATAAG TTTAAAAGGGCGTACACTAGTGTGATGATAGTGCCAACTGGAGTAGGAGCGGCCATTGGCGGCTACGCCGGAGATGCTTTGCCGGTAGCTCGAGCTCTGGCCTCTGTTGTCGACTGCCTCATCTCTCATCCCAAT GTTCTTAATGCAGCAATGCTTTACTGGCCAATGCCAAATGTGCTATATGTTGAGGGCTATGCACTGGATCGATTTGCTCAAGGCCTTTGGGCACTTGAACCAGTTCATCAGAATAAA GTGGGGCTAGTTCTTGATTATGGGATAGAGGAAGATCTTCGCCTTCGTCATTTGCAGGTGGTGGATGCAACAAGGGCTTCTCTTGGCTTGCCTGTTGTAGAATATACTGTCACAGATGCTGCACTACAG GTGGAAAAGTGGGTTGACCGGAAAACTGGAAAGTCAACTGGTAGGATAAACCGTCCTGATTCCCTATTGAGGGCTGTGGAAACGTTGGTGGAGAGAAGTGGCGTTAATGCCATAGCAGTTGTAGCTCGCTTCCCAGATGATGACGATGACGATGATCTAGATAAGTATCGGCAAGGAAAG GGAGTTGATGTTTTGGCAGGCGTAGAAGCGGTGATAAGTCATCTCGTGGTGCAGAAATTTGGGATTCCTTGTGCGCACGCTCCTGCAATGTTGCCTTTCCCAGCGAGCCCTCGTTTATGCCCCAAATCAGCTGCGGAAGAG ATAGGGTACACGTTCCTACCGTGTGTGCTTGCTGGTCTGAGCAGCGCCCCGCAGTACTCATTATCAGGGGATTCGAGGAATGATATAGTAGGTGGTGACGTGGACAGTGTGATTCTGCCGATTGATGCTTGTGGAGGAGACGCAGCTCTCGCGTTTGCTACTAGGAAGACAAAGAGG CCGCTTATAGTTGTGGTTGAAGAGAATGAGACTGTGCTGAATGATACACCTGAGAAACTTGGGATTTCAGCGGTGAAGGTATCGAATTACTGGGAAGCAATAGGAGTGATTGCAGCTCATAAAGCAGGAATCGACCCCAATTCTCTCCGGAAAGATGGAATCACTTTCATACCATTCACGTCTTCTTCAATCCAATCAAATGCAGTTTTGCCACACAACTCCTTGTGCTGA
- the LOC121785373 gene encoding pentatricopeptide repeat-containing protein At2g22410, mitochondrial-like produces the protein MIDLMLQTHIHKSQAAPIVELKNLLAKWGTRCSLLNEILAHSITAGVFAREIAGGLLGAYAKLNKVAEARKIFNEMPKRDVGSWTSLQNLYLNIKRPRKSLAIFSDLVLSDFPKPDSHSVVAALSACARCKDLRNGRAIHAMALKYLEYPKTNVHNALIDMYGKNQRVGLANRVFNGVNYKDVAIWTSLLNGYIVNSDMDSAQKVFDEMPQKNVFSWTAMIVGHVRSKNALEALELFMKMRHEDVGEHCCNPTTFTVVALLSACADIGALNLGSSVHGYISKRHGFASDVTVNNGLMDMYGKSGNLDSAMKLFDFMRRKDLFSWSIMISGLALNGRGKDALVVFDSMVESGLIPNEVTFLSVLSACSHGGLVSEGERLFERFVNSYKIKPWIEHYGCMVDLFVRAGRLEKALWLVERMPIKPDAVIWRSLLAACLQHGNFELAEVAGKKVLELDPDDDAVYVLLFSIYRSKNRWDEAVSAMKMMRDQRIKKTPGCSWIEVNGGFHEFLAESSEHYVSDNIGIILNGLIEHSRLYTNLFLESS, from the coding sequence ATGATCGATTTAATGCTACAGACACATATCCACAAATCCCAGGCTGCTCCAATTGTTGAGCTGAAAAATCTATTGGCAAAATGGGGGACCCGTTGCAGTCTTCTCAACGAAATTCTCGCCCACTCCATCACCGCTGGCGTCTTCGCGCGGGAGATCGCAGGCGGACTGCTTGGCGCTTATGCGAAACTCAACAAAGTGGCTGAAGCACGGAAGATATTCAATGAAATGCCTAAACGAGATGTGGGGTCGTGGACCTCTCTTCAGAATCTTTACCTCAATATCAAACGACCTAGGAAGTCGCTGGCGATATTTTCCGATTTGGTTTTGTCTGATTTCCCGAAACCCGACTCGCATTCCGTAGTTGCAGCTCTTTCTGCTTGCGCTCGCTGCAAGGATCTGAGAAATGGAAGAGCGATTCACGCTATGGCGTTAAAGTACCTAGAATATCCTAAGACCAATGTGCATAATGCGTTGATCGACATGTATGGAAAAAATCAAAGGGTTGGTTTAGCTAACCGAGTTTTCAATGGCGTGAATTATAAAGACGTGGCTATTTGGACCAGCTTACTTAACGGATATATTGTAAATAGTGATATGGATTCAGCTCAGaaggtgtttgatgaaatgccgcagAAAAATGTGTTCTCTTGGACTGCGATGATTGTAGGGCACGTTCGCAGCAAGAATGCTCTCGAGGCGTTGGAGTTGTTCATGAAGATGAGACACGAAGATGTTGGAGAGCATTGTTGCAATCCCACTACTTTCACTGTTGTTGCTCTGCTTTCTGCTTGTGCCGATATTGGGGCTCTGAATTTAGGAAGTTCAGTTCATGGATATATTAGCAAACGCCATGGGTTCGCTTCGGATGTTACCGTGAATAATGGGTTGATGGACATGTATGGAAAAAGTGGAAATCTTGATTCAGCTATGAAGCTGTTTGATTTCATGAGGAGGAAAGATTTGTTTTCATGGAGCATTATGATATCTGGTTTGGCACTGAACGGAAGGGGCAAAGACGCCCTCGTTGTTTTCGATTCAATGGTCGAATCAGGGCTGATTCCAAATGAAGTTACTTTTCTATCAGTTTTGTCCGCTTGCAGCCATGGAGGATTAGTTAGTGAAGGAGAGAGATTGTTTGAAAGATTTGTAAATAGCTACAAAATTAAGCCGTGGATTGAGCATTACGGGTGTATGGTAGATCTCTTTGTCCGAGCAGGACGTTTGGAGAAGGCCTTGTGGTTGGTTGAGCGGATGCCTATTAAGCCAGACGCTGTGATCTGGAGATCCCTTCTGGCTGCTTGTCTCCAACATGGGAATTTCGAACTAGCTGAAGTGGCAGGAAAGAAGGTGCTTGAACTGGATCCCGATGATGATGCTGTTTACGTGCTCCTTTTCAGCATCTATCGCTCCAAGAATAGGTGGGATGAGGCTGTGAGTGCGATGAAGATGATGAGAGAtcaaagaatcaagaaaacgccTGGATGCAGTTGGATTGAAGTGAATGGTGGTTTTCATGAGTTCCTTGCTGAATCTTCTGAACACTATGTTAGTGACAACATAGGGATTATTTTGAATGGGTTGATTGAGCATTCAAGATTATATACAAATCTTTTCTTGGAATCATCTTGa